In the genome of bacterium, one region contains:
- the rpsC gene encoding 30S ribosomal protein S3, which yields MGQKTNPIGLRLGIIKTWDSRWFAKKDFPDLLEEDQKIRQYIRQKLANAGLAKIEIERTPKRATITVHTSRPGIVIGRKGADIEKLKAEVQLLTGQKEVHLNIAEVKVPEINSMLVADSIARQLEQRISFRRAMKKAVQGSLRMGAQGIKISCGGRLGGAEIARTETYREGRVPLHTLRADIDYGTATSHTTFGCIGIKVWIFKGEQLPPRQAVRQ from the coding sequence ACAAATCCGATCGGGTTAAGGCTGGGGATCATCAAGACCTGGGATTCCCGCTGGTTCGCCAAAAAAGACTTTCCCGATCTTTTGGAAGAAGATCAGAAGATCCGCCAGTACATCCGGCAGAAGCTGGCCAACGCCGGCCTGGCCAAGATCGAGATAGAGCGCACCCCCAAAAGGGCCACCATCACCGTCCACACTTCGCGCCCCGGGATCGTGATCGGCCGCAAGGGAGCCGACATCGAAAAGCTCAAGGCCGAGGTCCAGCTGCTGACCGGACAGAAGGAAGTGCACCTGAACATCGCCGAGGTCAAGGTTCCCGAGATCAATTCGATGCTGGTGGCCGATTCCATCGCCCGCCAGCTGGAACAGCGGATCTCCTTCCGCCGGGCCATGAAGAAGGCGGTCCAGGGATCATTAAGGATGGGAGCCCAGGGGATCAAGATCTCCTGCGGCGGCCGCCTGGGCGGAGCCGAGATCGCCCGGACCGAGACCTACCGCGAAGGCCGGGTTCCCCTGCACACCTTAAGGGCCGACATCGACTACGGCACCGCCACCTCGCACACCACTTTCGGATGCATCGGGATCAAGGTCTGGATATTCAAGGGCGAGCAGTTGCCGCCCCGCCAGGCCGTCAGACAGTAA